In Candidatus Aminicenantes bacterium, a genomic segment contains:
- a CDS encoding glycosyltransferase family 1 protein: MRIGYDATSLCRRITGIESYALHLIKALLESDRENRYTLFFRREIHPQLEPYRDRAEMRIGPPSQIACEQLWLPRVRRRLGLDLLHYPAFPPGLLTRAPFVMTIFDGTMWRNPEWLSWKARVYMAPLTRRAARRAGMVLTISNFSRGEILKFTDAAPENVVNTGIAIASAFRPEADQDRCREVRSRYGLPPAYILSVGSLEPRKNLGALLAAFARLRKDTPGWNRKLVLAGRRAWGADRIEKAIQALGLQSEVVIADSVDSRDLPAVYTMADVFVFPSFYEGFGLPPLEAMACGTPVVCSRAPALPEAVGSAAELVDPEDVSALATAIRRVATEEALRARLRRDGLERARQFDWAEVARRVQGLYNGLGKRLK; the protein is encoded by the coding sequence ATGAGAATCGGATACGACGCCACATCGCTGTGCCGGAGGATCACGGGAATCGAGTCGTACGCCTTGCATCTCATCAAGGCCCTCCTGGAAAGCGATCGGGAAAACCGCTATACGCTTTTTTTCAGGCGCGAAATCCACCCCCAGCTGGAACCCTACCGGGATCGGGCGGAAATGCGGATCGGTCCGCCCTCGCAGATCGCCTGCGAGCAGCTCTGGCTGCCCCGCGTCCGGCGCCGCCTGGGGCTTGACCTCCTTCATTACCCGGCGTTCCCGCCGGGTCTGCTGACGAGGGCGCCGTTTGTCATGACCATTTTCGACGGGACGATGTGGCGAAATCCCGAATGGCTCTCCTGGAAGGCCCGCGTTTATATGGCGCCGCTGACCCGGCGGGCCGCCCGGCGAGCGGGAATGGTCCTGACGATCTCGAATTTTTCCCGGGGCGAAATTCTGAAATTCACGGACGCGGCCCCGGAAAACGTCGTCAATACCGGAATCGCGATCGCCTCTGCGTTTCGACCGGAGGCGGATCAAGACCGGTGCCGCGAGGTCCGGAGCCGATACGGCCTGCCGCCGGCCTATATCTTGTCCGTCGGTTCTCTGGAACCGCGCAAAAACTTGGGCGCTCTCTTGGCGGCGTTCGCCCGTCTGCGAAAGGATACTCCCGGCTGGAATCGCAAACTGGTTCTGGCGGGCCGCCGGGCTTGGGGAGCCGATCGGATCGAAAAGGCGATCCAGGCGCTCGGCCTGCAGTCGGAAGTCGTGATCGCGGACTCGGTCGACTCCCGCGATCTGCCGGCCGTTTATACGATGGCCGATGTGTTCGTCTTTCCCTCGTTCTATGAAGGCTTCGGGCTTCCCCCCTTGGAGGCGATGGCCTGCGGGACGCCGGTCGTATGTTCCCGAGCGCCCGCCCTTCCCGAGGCCGTCGGCTCGGCCGCCGAGCTCGTTGATCCGGAAGATGTCTCCGCCTTGGCGACGGCCATCCGGAGGGTCGCGACGGAGGAGGCGTTGCGGGCCAGGCTTCGCCGGGACGGCTTGGAAAGGGCGCGGCAGTTCGACTGGGCCGAGGTTGCACGCCGTGTGCAAGGCCTTTATAATGGGCTCGGCAAAAGGCTGAAATAA
- a CDS encoding O-antigen ligase family protein, whose product MNRTAAKILTLIGYGLFFAWFYYRYVPLIPAFQAVLAPILAFLWIMTAADAKKGLLAFCFIFPLINSLPYFFGIDETIPHAPAALVVFLVFVLGRLTGRIFVKPDLAKVPLVLSLKLLAVWGGISALITFLRYMDFFPWAASGIHELKVNVAGLSAGGARMSVVFTSASLLSGIAMFGFFRQAFADPSLKKRLVNTLTLSASVSFLFGYFQSFQSVVPGSTPYWNKLEQINATFKDPNSLAAFIAGFVPLVIVYALGQSGVKHALLVILGGLGLGLLPLSGSRSGMAAIAVAAAVFVMGVLVGAGKALRKRVAFHVAGFLLFFVAWNIVAVPNSALSLRIGWSIYQLKEMKPPADPQIQGGGQTPADSQAREQVDIGDFFNKRLILWSAAGAMFRTAPLTGVGLGAFIVTFPDYLKERGWTKGFSDSALNLAFQIGAETGLVGLIFSLAFLVGLVGR is encoded by the coding sequence TTGAACCGAACGGCAGCCAAAATCCTCACCCTGATCGGCTATGGCCTATTTTTCGCCTGGTTCTATTATCGCTATGTCCCTCTGATTCCCGCCTTCCAGGCTGTGTTGGCGCCGATCCTCGCTTTCCTTTGGATCATGACGGCGGCGGACGCCAAGAAGGGGCTCCTCGCTTTCTGCTTCATCTTTCCGTTGATCAACAGCCTGCCCTACTTTTTCGGTATTGATGAGACGATCCCACATGCCCCCGCCGCCCTGGTCGTCTTTCTGGTTTTCGTCCTAGGCCGATTGACGGGTCGGATCTTCGTCAAGCCGGACCTGGCCAAGGTTCCCCTGGTCCTCTCCCTGAAGCTTCTGGCCGTCTGGGGCGGGATCTCCGCCCTGATCACGTTCCTCCGGTATATGGATTTTTTCCCTTGGGCCGCTTCGGGCATCCACGAGCTCAAGGTCAATGTCGCCGGATTATCGGCGGGCGGAGCTCGCATGAGCGTCGTTTTCACCTCCGCCAGCCTCCTGTCCGGGATCGCGATGTTCGGCTTTTTTCGCCAGGCCTTCGCCGATCCATCGCTCAAGAAACGGCTGGTGAACACGCTGACCCTGTCCGCCTCGGTTTCGTTCCTGTTCGGCTACTTTCAAAGCTTCCAGTCCGTCGTCCCCGGCAGTACCCCGTATTGGAACAAGCTCGAACAGATCAACGCCACGTTCAAGGATCCCAATTCGCTCGCCGCCTTTATTGCCGGGTTCGTCCCTCTGGTGATCGTCTACGCCTTGGGCCAGTCCGGGGTTAAGCACGCGTTATTAGTCATCCTCGGAGGCCTGGGGTTGGGATTGCTGCCCCTATCGGGATCGCGCAGCGGAATGGCGGCCATCGCCGTTGCCGCCGCGGTGTTCGTGATGGGTGTGCTCGTGGGGGCGGGGAAAGCGCTGCGCAAAAGGGTGGCCTTTCATGTGGCCGGATTCCTCCTGTTCTTTGTCGCCTGGAATATCGTGGCGGTCCCCAATTCCGCGCTGTCCCTGCGGATCGGCTGGAGCATCTATCAGCTCAAGGAAATGAAGCCCCCGGCCGATCCTCAGATCCAGGGGGGAGGGCAGACCCCGGCCGATTCTCAGGCCCGGGAACAGGTGGATATCGGCGATTTCTTCAATAAAAGGCTGATCCTTTGGTCTGCGGCCGGAGCCATGTTCCGGACGGCCCCGCTGACCGGCGTCGGGCTGGGCGCTTTCATCGTGACCTTTCCCGATTATCTGAAAGAGCGGGGTTGGACTAAGGGCTTCAGCGATTCGGCCCTGAACCTGGCTTTTCAGATCGGGGCCGAGACAGGTCTCGTCGGCCTCATCTTTTCTCTGGCTTTTTTGGTCGGGCTGGTCGGCCG